In the genome of Rhizobium etli 8C-3, one region contains:
- a CDS encoding AGE family epimerase/isomerase yields MAPAIGGTGLGNWSARAYHRNWLLAQANGLFDFFQHNSVNPKGGFYDLDDHGRPLNAEGQVRSIHIASRAVHCFSLGVLLGRPGSAGVVDHGMDYLWNHHRDKKNGGYFWSLNNDGPVDYNKQGYGHAFVLLAASSAKTIGHPLADGMLADITEVLNSRFWEPVHGAIAEEFTSDWQPLDGGAYRGQNSNMHLTEALMAAFEATGDKNYLAKAESIADLVILRSAGSVGWRVAEHFSADWALDKNYYHPNEMFRPAGTTPGHWLEWARLLLQLWSLGGKRHDWMPDAAKALFAQSMALGWDDDKGGFFYTLDWDDKPVKRNKLWWPACEGAAAAHFLNEHLPSDFHEQSYRKIWNIIERAFIDHENGGWHEELTEELVPSHSLFPGKGDIYHALQACLIPLFPATGSLTKGILETGGRI; encoded by the coding sequence ATGGCACCTGCAATTGGCGGAACCGGGCTCGGAAACTGGAGCGCCCGCGCATATCACCGCAACTGGCTTCTTGCCCAGGCGAACGGCCTTTTCGATTTCTTCCAGCACAATTCGGTCAATCCCAAGGGTGGTTTTTACGATCTCGACGACCATGGCAGGCCGCTAAATGCCGAGGGACAGGTTCGCAGCATCCACATTGCTTCGCGCGCAGTCCACTGCTTCTCGCTCGGCGTCCTTCTCGGCCGTCCGGGTTCAGCCGGCGTCGTCGACCATGGCATGGACTACCTCTGGAATCATCATCGCGACAAGAAGAACGGCGGCTACTTCTGGTCGCTGAACAATGACGGCCCGGTCGATTACAACAAGCAGGGCTATGGCCATGCCTTCGTCCTTTTGGCCGCGTCCTCAGCGAAAACCATCGGCCATCCGCTGGCCGACGGCATGCTGGCCGACATCACCGAGGTCCTCAATTCACGGTTCTGGGAACCTGTGCATGGGGCCATCGCCGAAGAATTCACATCCGACTGGCAACCGCTCGACGGCGGCGCCTATCGCGGCCAGAACTCCAACATGCATCTGACCGAAGCGCTGATGGCGGCCTTCGAGGCCACCGGCGACAAGAACTATCTCGCCAAGGCCGAAAGCATCGCCGATCTCGTCATTCTGCGGTCGGCAGGTTCCGTCGGCTGGCGCGTCGCCGAGCATTTCAGCGCCGACTGGGCACTCGACAAGAACTACTATCATCCAAACGAGATGTTCCGTCCCGCCGGCACCACGCCCGGCCACTGGCTTGAATGGGCCCGTCTCCTCCTGCAGCTGTGGTCACTCGGCGGCAAGCGCCACGACTGGATGCCCGACGCGGCGAAGGCCCTCTTCGCACAATCCATGGCGCTCGGTTGGGACGACGACAAGGGCGGCTTCTTTTACACGCTCGATTGGGACGACAAGCCAGTCAAGCGCAACAAGCTCTGGTGGCCCGCCTGCGAGGGCGCCGCCGCCGCCCATTTCCTCAACGAGCACCTGCCGAGCGACTTCCACGAGCAAAGCTACCGCAAGATCTGGAACATCATCGAACGCGCCTTTATCGACCATGAAAACGGCGGTTGGCACGAAGAGCTGACGGAAGAGCTCGTTCCGTCCCACAGCCTCTTCCCAGGCAAGGGTGATATCTACCACGCGCTCCAGGCCTGCCTCATTCCGCTCTTCCCGGCGACCGGCAGCCTGACCAAGGGCATCTTAGAGACCGGCGGGAGGATTTGA
- a CDS encoding heme-degrading domain-containing protein — translation MTIEEDLGQIAEQEKVLSFDAFDLTTAWQLGKLLQELATERGLGVAIDVTLQSMPVFYAALPGATPDNVQWVRRKRNMVFRYWKSSYACGLKLQKDGKTVEDNGLSGADYAPHGGSFPINVKGTGCIGAVTVSGLPQRDDHNLVVEALSLILAKDLDTLRLS, via the coding sequence ATGACTATCGAGGAAGATCTCGGCCAGATCGCTGAACAGGAAAAGGTTCTGAGCTTTGACGCCTTCGACCTCACTACTGCCTGGCAACTCGGCAAGCTCTTGCAGGAACTCGCCACCGAACGCGGCCTTGGCGTGGCAATTGACGTCACGCTGCAGTCCATGCCGGTCTTCTACGCAGCGCTGCCGGGCGCCACTCCCGACAATGTCCAATGGGTTCGCCGCAAGCGCAACATGGTATTCCGCTATTGGAAGAGCAGCTATGCCTGTGGTCTGAAGCTGCAGAAGGACGGAAAGACGGTCGAAGACAACGGTCTATCCGGCGCCGACTACGCCCCGCATGGCGGCAGTTTCCCAATCAACGTCAAAGGAACTGGCTGCATCGGCGCCGTCACGGTTTCGGGTCTGCCGCAGCGCGACGACCACAACCTCGTCGTGGAGGCGCTGTCGCTGATACTGGCGAAGGATTTGGATACCTTGCGGCTGAGTTAA
- a CDS encoding DUF4174 domain-containing protein translates to MLKSIIREIMGPAPRAPVSPDCLKPFIGSKRVLIIFADADDDRAAVQDELLRTSHLRFIEDDIEVFSIAGGGVFPLFEGSYDLDADEIRDDLEGPQPGEFGLVLLDRHGRVKLRSSEPVPPEEIIGALSSMPH, encoded by the coding sequence ATGCTGAAATCAATCATACGCGAAATCATGGGTCCGGCGCCGCGTGCGCCCGTTTCGCCGGACTGTCTCAAGCCATTCATTGGCTCAAAGCGCGTGCTCATCATATTTGCGGATGCCGATGATGATCGCGCGGCTGTTCAGGACGAGTTGCTTCGCACCTCTCATCTTCGTTTCATAGAGGATGATATCGAGGTGTTCAGTATCGCCGGCGGAGGAGTGTTTCCGCTTTTCGAAGGCTCTTACGACCTCGACGCCGATGAAATCCGCGATGACCTCGAAGGTCCGCAGCCCGGTGAATTCGGCCTTGTCCTGCTCGACCGGCACGGAAGGGTGAAGTTGCGTTCCAGCGAGCCCGTGCCTCCCGAGGAAATCATCGGCGCGCTGTCGTCGATGCCGCACTGA
- a CDS encoding SIMPL domain-containing protein produces MALWTIRNLAFGVLIGVPAALAGLSASAADETKPREAVITVSGEGESALAPDMAVLNLAVVKQAKTAREALDENNKAMAGVLAALKKGGIADKDLQTTGFSVQPQYNYPQNNDGQPKPPELIGYQVSNGLTVRVRDLGELGEIIDQAVTLGVNQGGDIQFTNDKPDAAIEEARKDAVAAAINKAKTLSQAAGVKLGRIVEISENSARPLPQPVYRAAMMKEATDAAVPVQGGENTYRVTVNVTFALEQ; encoded by the coding sequence ATGGCGCTATGGACTATCAGAAACTTGGCCTTCGGCGTGCTGATCGGCGTACCTGCCGCGCTGGCGGGGCTGTCGGCTTCGGCTGCCGACGAAACAAAGCCGCGCGAGGCGGTGATCACGGTCTCGGGCGAAGGGGAGTCGGCGCTGGCACCGGACATGGCTGTGCTCAACCTTGCCGTCGTCAAGCAGGCGAAGACGGCGCGCGAGGCGCTTGACGAGAACAACAAGGCGATGGCCGGCGTGCTGGCAGCGCTGAAGAAGGGCGGGATTGCCGACAAGGACCTGCAGACCACGGGCTTTTCGGTGCAGCCGCAGTATAATTATCCGCAGAACAACGACGGCCAGCCGAAGCCGCCGGAGCTGATCGGCTATCAGGTTTCCAACGGGCTGACGGTGCGCGTGCGCGATCTTGGCGAGCTGGGTGAAATCATCGACCAGGCCGTGACGCTCGGCGTCAACCAGGGCGGCGACATCCAGTTCACCAACGACAAGCCGGATGCGGCAATCGAGGAGGCCCGAAAGGATGCCGTCGCGGCAGCGATCAACAAGGCAAAGACGCTGTCGCAGGCTGCCGGCGTGAAACTCGGCCGCATCGTCGAGATCAGCGAAAACAGCGCTCGGCCGCTGCCGCAGCCGGTCTACCGTGCGGCGATGATGAAGGAGGCAACCGACGCTGCTGTGCCGGTTCAGGGCGGCGAAAACACCTATAGGGTTACGGTCAACGTCACCTTCGCACTCGAGCAGTAG
- a CDS encoding glycosyltransferase, with translation MSPEVVTLSDAILFSLLALALIMGCAWLLDSRRGKDRVIFGMILIVMLLNYLYFRITKTLPDFEWSAYAVWPRAYLSFEIVVIFYTALSIVFFFRRTDHGAAADASELTIAGAASPPAVDVFICTYNEDLSILERTILAAKAIDYQSFTVWVLDDGRRDWLEDYCAEVGVRYLRRNDNVGAKGGNLNNAIQQSAKETNAPFILILDADFAPQRPILKRTVGQFADPQIGVIQTPQFYYNADPVQHNLLASKAWVDDQRIFFDVMQPSKDGWGAAFCVGTSCIVRRDALGLIGGMPQETVTEDIHLTYRLLQKGLKTRWLNERLSVGLSAESLSGYITQRCRWCLGTIQVALLRDGPFLGRGYTFLQRLHYFHGLLFWFCRPFILLLMAAPILYYFLGLPAIQMEPEAFFLYALPMVGGMWAFHAWVSGRRSMPLFTEVSQMVSAVPITIALIHALIHPFGRPFKVTAKGEDRARVDVLYPIAGTFLLVIILTFMGMLNGPLMGTYNDLDGFSVAWGMVVMVYAFVSLLVCIELPREPLDSIRFPLARQANLVRDGNLVPCTINTISISKAEITLHDNRTARQISAGDILIFSPFADFDVAARVSDVDIARLALSMAIVAVRDRRYDWKIRQTAEDVRRKMIQRLFSEMPQAMPARAYPLAALRGLWRRTFNPPSKVSGSIEKHEVSVRSRQAPRRWQRRRDLAPSMPLLQVRAATAGPPLAE, from the coding sequence ATGTCCCCCGAAGTAGTCACTCTCTCGGACGCCATTCTCTTCTCGCTGCTGGCGCTTGCGCTCATCATGGGCTGCGCTTGGCTGCTCGACAGCCGCCGGGGCAAGGATCGCGTTATATTCGGTATGATCCTCATCGTCATGTTGTTGAACTATCTCTATTTCCGCATCACCAAGACGCTGCCGGATTTCGAATGGAGCGCCTATGCGGTGTGGCCGCGCGCCTATCTCTCTTTCGAAATCGTCGTCATCTTCTATACGGCTCTTTCGATCGTCTTTTTCTTCCGTCGGACCGACCACGGTGCGGCTGCAGACGCGAGCGAACTCACTATCGCCGGCGCCGCATCGCCGCCGGCCGTCGATGTCTTCATCTGCACCTATAATGAAGATCTATCCATTCTGGAACGCACCATCCTTGCCGCCAAGGCGATCGACTATCAGAGTTTCACTGTCTGGGTGCTCGATGACGGACGTCGCGACTGGCTGGAGGATTACTGCGCCGAAGTTGGCGTGCGATATCTGCGCCGCAACGACAATGTGGGCGCCAAGGGTGGCAATCTCAACAATGCCATCCAGCAGTCGGCGAAAGAGACCAACGCGCCCTTCATCCTCATTCTCGACGCCGATTTTGCGCCGCAACGCCCCATTCTAAAGCGCACAGTCGGCCAGTTCGCCGATCCACAAATCGGGGTCATCCAGACGCCGCAGTTCTACTACAATGCCGACCCCGTCCAGCATAACCTCCTGGCATCAAAGGCATGGGTGGACGACCAGCGCATCTTTTTCGACGTCATGCAGCCTTCCAAGGACGGATGGGGGGCCGCCTTTTGCGTGGGCACGTCCTGCATCGTTCGGCGCGACGCGCTCGGCCTGATCGGCGGCATGCCGCAGGAAACGGTCACGGAGGATATTCACCTGACCTACCGGCTGCTGCAAAAGGGCCTGAAAACCCGCTGGCTGAACGAACGCCTGAGCGTCGGGCTCTCTGCCGAAAGTCTCTCAGGCTACATTACCCAGCGCTGCCGCTGGTGCCTCGGAACCATTCAGGTCGCGCTGCTCCGTGATGGCCCGTTTCTTGGCCGTGGATACACGTTCTTGCAACGGCTGCATTATTTCCACGGACTGCTCTTCTGGTTTTGCCGCCCGTTCATCCTGCTTTTGATGGCAGCGCCCATCCTCTACTACTTCCTCGGCCTGCCGGCGATCCAGATGGAGCCGGAAGCCTTCTTCCTCTACGCGCTTCCGATGGTCGGCGGCATGTGGGCATTTCATGCGTGGGTTTCCGGGCGGCGCAGCATGCCGCTCTTTACCGAAGTGTCGCAAATGGTGTCGGCGGTCCCCATCACGATCGCCCTGATTCACGCCCTCATTCATCCGTTCGGGCGGCCGTTCAAGGTCACGGCCAAAGGCGAGGACCGGGCGCGCGTCGATGTCCTTTACCCGATCGCCGGGACGTTCCTCCTGGTCATCATCCTTACATTCATGGGTATGCTCAACGGTCCCCTGATGGGCACCTACAACGATCTCGACGGCTTCAGTGTCGCCTGGGGCATGGTCGTCATGGTCTATGCCTTCGTTTCCCTGCTCGTCTGCATAGAGCTTCCGCGAGAGCCGCTTGACAGCATCCGGTTTCCCCTCGCACGGCAGGCAAATCTTGTACGCGACGGCAATCTTGTGCCCTGTACGATTAACACAATTTCAATCAGCAAGGCCGAGATCACGCTGCATGACAATCGGACGGCCAGGCAGATTAGTGCAGGCGACATTCTAATCTTTTCACCCTTCGCCGACTTCGACGTCGCGGCCAGGGTCAGCGACGTCGATATTGCGCGCCTTGCCCTGTCCATGGCGATCGTTGCGGTCCGGGACCGCCGCTACGACTGGAAGATCCGGCAGACCGCCGAGGATGTCCGCCGGAAGATGATCCAGCGCCTGTTCAGCGAGATGCCGCAGGCCATGCCCGCCCGCGCCTATCCGCTTGCCGCCCTCCGCGGCCTCTGGCGCCGGACGTTCAATCCCCCCTCGAAAGTTTCCGGTAGCATCGAAAAGCACGAAGTCAGCGTCAGATCGCGGCAGGCGCCGCGACGTTGGCAGAGGCGGCGTGACCTTGCACCAAGCATGCCGCTTTTGCAGGTTCGAGCGGCGACTGCTGGGCCGCCGCTGGCGGAATGA
- a CDS encoding HlyD family secretion protein: MKDETLLLDPRDHKILSVSRALGYVFAFMLIITIAVAMIPNQFFIVSTRAVINAPVQMIASPIYGRVDRIFLQVGQVVKLGDVMATVSNPNQDQTSLTGLRLEKLDLAEKLNNTRSVVQERADQLQKVKSQIADVKNGVISELSAIIENARYNVQTYEARLNEQNALLQRQLVLLKKKLVSEASIEPQRQKRNAAQFELDSARGELRRNEIVLSLVERDIYTGGTVAANLLTLEMQRTKLAGEIAEDRIEINQMTERKRQVENLIAREEGRLGKTGAAEVVAERHGQIVSVDASFGDFVMQGQPVAKSLDCNEAFAAAVYRSRDVTSLEIGMPAMVNFRSLGVKRDAHIYKIVRYFNSGPENRYYAKFPQAEGHEVYVLVKIDEPSGEDGAPAHQGNDKFFGCHVGEDVIVSLGETIVSRIARYSKLAMDRLASPGTMLSASALFDKATSPRSAAAEPAIP, from the coding sequence ATGAAGGACGAAACTCTATTACTTGATCCGCGTGATCATAAGATACTTTCAGTATCAAGGGCGCTTGGCTATGTGTTCGCCTTTATGCTGATTATCACGATCGCTGTGGCGATGATCCCCAATCAGTTTTTCATTGTCTCCACGCGCGCGGTCATCAATGCGCCTGTGCAGATGATCGCCTCGCCAATTTACGGCAGGGTGGACAGGATTTTTCTGCAGGTCGGACAGGTGGTCAAGCTTGGCGATGTCATGGCGACGGTCTCCAATCCCAACCAGGACCAGACGTCTTTGACCGGCTTGCGGCTCGAAAAGCTCGATCTTGCCGAAAAGCTGAACAATACGAGAAGCGTCGTTCAGGAACGTGCCGACCAGCTCCAGAAGGTCAAGAGCCAGATTGCGGACGTCAAGAACGGCGTGATCAGCGAGCTTTCGGCAATCATCGAGAATGCTCGTTACAACGTGCAGACCTACGAGGCTCGGCTCAATGAACAGAACGCCCTGCTGCAGAGGCAGCTGGTGCTTCTGAAGAAGAAACTTGTTTCCGAGGCCAGCATCGAACCGCAGCGCCAGAAGCGTAACGCAGCGCAGTTCGAACTCGACTCCGCGCGCGGCGAACTGCGTCGCAACGAGATCGTCCTGTCGCTCGTCGAACGCGACATCTACACTGGCGGTACCGTCGCAGCCAATCTGCTGACGCTTGAAATGCAGCGCACCAAGCTTGCCGGCGAGATCGCCGAAGACAGAATCGAGATCAACCAGATGACGGAGCGCAAGCGGCAGGTCGAAAACCTGATTGCGCGGGAGGAAGGGCGGCTTGGCAAGACCGGGGCCGCCGAGGTCGTCGCCGAGCGCCATGGCCAGATCGTCAGCGTCGACGCATCCTTCGGCGATTTCGTGATGCAGGGTCAGCCGGTGGCAAAATCGCTGGACTGTAACGAGGCCTTTGCTGCGGCCGTCTATCGCAGCCGCGATGTGACGTCGCTCGAGATCGGCATGCCGGCCATGGTCAATTTCCGCAGCCTCGGCGTCAAGCGCGACGCCCATATCTACAAGATCGTGCGCTACTTCAACTCAGGTCCGGAAAATCGCTATTACGCGAAGTTTCCGCAAGCCGAGGGCCACGAGGTCTATGTGCTCGTCAAGATCGATGAACCGTCCGGCGAGGACGGCGCTCCGGCGCACCAAGGCAACGACAAATTCTTTGGATGCCATGTCGGCGAGGATGTGATCGTCTCCTTGGGCGAAACGATTGTTTCCCGGATCGCCCGCTATTCGAAGCTGGCAATGGACCGGTTGGCCTCTCCCGGGACGATGCTTTCGGCGTCCGCGCTTTTTGACAAGGCGACGTCGCCGCGCTCAGCCGCTGCCGAACCCGCCATTCCGTAA
- a CDS encoding secondary thiamine-phosphate synthase enzyme YjbQ: MPQAIISVSTQGQGLYEFTDQAEGFVRATGVSEGLLTVFVRHTSCSLLIQENADPDVQTDLSTFFRRLVPPSSDPSMRWIVHTSEGPDDMPAHIKAALTQVSFGIPVTSGKMVLGTWQGLYLFEHRDRPHRREIVLHMST; this comes from the coding sequence ATGCCCCAGGCGATCATCTCCGTGTCTACCCAGGGGCAGGGGCTTTATGAATTCACCGACCAGGCTGAGGGCTTCGTCCGAGCTACTGGCGTGAGCGAAGGCTTGCTCACTGTCTTCGTGCGCCACACTTCCTGCTCGCTCTTGATCCAGGAAAATGCCGACCCGGATGTGCAGACCGATCTCAGTACCTTCTTCCGCCGGCTCGTGCCGCCGTCGTCTGACCCATCGATGCGCTGGATTGTCCACACGAGCGAAGGTCCAGATGACATGCCCGCCCATATCAAGGCGGCGCTGACACAGGTTTCGTTCGGCATTCCTGTTACGAGCGGCAAGATGGTGCTTGGCACCTGGCAGGGGCTTTATCTCTTCGAGCATCGCGACCGTCCTCATCGCCGCGAAATCGTGCTGCACATGAGCACCTGA
- a CDS encoding DUF1428 domain-containing protein, protein MPYIDGFVVAVPKANIEAYKKLANLAGSIWKEHGALKYVECLADDVPYGELTSFPRAVMAKEDEVVGFSWIVYGSRKERDDIVAKVMSDPRLQGDEWKTVFDGKRMIYGGFETVVEL, encoded by the coding sequence ATGCCTTACATCGACGGATTCGTCGTGGCTGTTCCGAAAGCCAATATCGAGGCTTACAAGAAGTTGGCGAATCTCGCCGGCTCGATCTGGAAGGAGCATGGTGCACTCAAATATGTCGAGTGCCTTGCCGACGACGTGCCCTATGGCGAACTCACCTCCTTTCCGCGTGCGGTGATGGCGAAGGAAGACGAAGTGGTTGGGTTTTCCTGGATCGTCTATGGATCGCGGAAGGAGCGCGACGATATAGTGGCCAAGGTCATGTCCGATCCACGCCTGCAAGGCGATGAATGGAAAACGGTATTTGATGGCAAGCGAATGATCTACGGCGGCTTCGAAACTGTCGTCGAACTTTGA